CGCCGATGAAGGTGCTGATAGAGAGGGCGAAGAAGGAGAGAGAAGCGCGTAAGGCACAGCCATGTAGGGTTCTGGAGGAACCACCGGATAACGGGTTGCTGGTTCCGGAACTTGTTGAGGTGTCTCACCGAGTATATCTAGCTCGAAATTCACTCGTATCTGGTCTGAGTCAACTCATCCGAGTCATTCCCGTGCTGCGCTGCGAGTAAGTTGCTATGCATATTTGATCTTTACGTTGATTCTGAAATTTCTAAGCTAGAAAATTTGGCAAATGTTGCAAAATTGAGGAACCAGTTAATTAGGTTTCTGTTAAAACTGATTTTTGATGCAGtaagagtttaaatttttttcccttttacaTAATATTCAATCTTCAAACTTTGGTTATGGATTGTGAAGAACTTATGGtaatgatatatttttctgtttgCCCTAAAGTGGAGAACACGTTGCACTTGCTGACATTGGCGAATAAGTTAGGAAGTGTATATTTTTGTCTGGATTTTCACTGTGTGATGGATATGTTATAAGGAAATTATGTATTTTGAGTTGCATTCTAGGCTTTCTGGTTGTTATCATTTAACATTTAGAGAGatggagagagaaaaaagagtgtgatttattattattattattattgatggtGTTGTGGTCTTATGGATTGTATGtgcttctttatttattaatttttttcttcgtCCGAACTAGACTTCACTTTTACTGGTTTCTCCATATCAGGTTATGCAATGAGGTTCACATTGGTTATGTTGGTCATGAAATTCGAACATGTACTGGACCAAGGAGTGGTTCCAGGAGCGCAATGCATGTTTGGAGAAGGGGAGGGGCACGAGATGTGGTCTTCTTCCCAAAATGCTTTCATCTTTATGACCGTGTTGGTAAGCCAAGAGTCGGACATGATGAGAGGTTCAGTGTCCCTCGCATCCCTGCCATTGTTGAACTCTGTATACAGGCCGGTGTAGATCTTGCAAAGTATCCCACAAAAAGGAGAACGAAACCCGTATACTGTATTGAGGGAAGAATTGTTGATTTTGAATCAGTTGCAGaagatattgaaaataaaataaaactttctTCTGAAAATATCAAAGCTCTTCCCAATGCATCTCCTGTGCTGGCAAGGCATGTAGAGAATTTCCCAATTTTAGTGATGAACAATAGCAATCTGGATTGGTTGAGTGAGGAAGAACGGAACAAAGTAAGGGTTTTAAGTAGTCATACCCTAGAGGCATGGTTTGAGATGATATCAGGTGCAAAGAAGATGATGGAGAAGTACAGTGTGCATACTTGTGGATATTGTCCCGAGGTCCAGGTTGGTCCGAAGGGACATAAGTTGAGAATGTGCAAGGCTTCAAAGCATCAGTCTCGGAATGGTTTACACGCGTGGCAAGAGGCAACAATAGATGATCTTGTGGGTCCGAATTATGTCTGGCATGTCGACGATCTGAATGGATCTCCTCTGAATAACAATTTGAAGAGATATTATGGCAAGGCTCCGGCTGTGGTGGAACTCTGTGTGCATGGAGGGGCTCATATTCCAAATCTGTATAAGAGCATGATGAGATTAGATGTTGTCTCCCCAGATCGAGACGAAGTTGACCTTGTTGCCTGATACATCATAACCCCCTTTGAAGTTAGAcgatatattttcaatcaagatTTGAAATTCAATCAGATAAGATCTTGGAGTATTGAGTTTCATCAAAGCTGAGGTTTGGTCCCCGTTGCTATTTTTTCTGTTGTGACTTCTATAGGTCAAAATTCTTGATCTTCATACATAATAAATGAGTTACCAGCATATTCTATCTTCGGAAAAAGATACATAGCTTAAAGGGAGGTATAACAGATATAAGATACTTCATTATCATGTGGGTCTCAAATTGGTATGCTTTCAGCTCATCAAACTCTGCAGTTTTTTGTGAAGAAGTGTTGACTATCGACACTGGAATCGATACTAATGAAAGACCAAGCAGCATATAATCCAAACTTGAATGCACATAAGTAAAGATTCTAGCAGCAACCATCAAAATAAATCCGAACTTTCATCTTCGGTGACAAACTTCAAGCATGCCATTGGTATAGTCTTCTCCAAAGGATGCTTATTAAGTTGTTCTCGTTTTCAAGTCACCTGAGTTTTCAAGCCGTTGGTGGTGCAATCCAATATTCTTTAACTGCTACAAAAATCTTGTCTGTTGTAAGGTCCATCTTCATGGTCAGTGATTCTACTTTCCCATTGCATTGCATCTGCAAAGCCCTTCACCTTGGTCAACACATCAACATCATCACGCAATGACACCACCTTGTGGCCTCAAAATCCTCTCCATCTCTAACAGAATCTGCTCCATGTTGCATCTGTATGCATGTGACAACATTAGTTTTATGAATTAGAATTTACAAGGTTTTATAAAAGACAATACTCATCTACagaataaatatatacataaaatacaGTGTTGACATATTTGATAGTAaaattatattgtatttaaaaaGAGTAATGAGATCCATATATACGATCATTTATTTTTACTCTTCTGTATTATCTACACAATTTTATTCTGTATGAGAATAGGCACCGTAGTAAATTGTAACCTTGTTTTATTTTAGGTACCGTTCAAATTTGTCAATTTgtacatttttaaattaagtttttGTAACCttgttttaatataataatttaattgaaaacttaaattattaaattatataaaactaactaa
This sequence is a window from Arachis duranensis cultivar V14167 chromosome 2, aradu.V14167.gnm2.J7QH, whole genome shotgun sequence. Protein-coding genes within it:
- the LOC107473324 gene encoding APO protein 3, mitochondrial, which gives rise to MRAIVISSEIISHLKRLPHRFNATFSFSSETSPLVAFGDDRESTYSDVPKPCRRKSQRKPYVTPMKVLIERAKKEREARKAQPCRVLEEPPDNGLLVPELVEVSHRVYLARNSLVSGLSQLIRVIPVLRCELCNEVHIGYVGHEIRTCTGPRSGSRSAMHVWRRGGARDVVFFPKCFHLYDRVGKPRVGHDERFSVPRIPAIVELCIQAGVDLAKYPTKRRTKPVYCIEGRIVDFESVAEDIENKIKLSSENIKALPNASPVLARHVENFPILVMNNSNLDWLSEEERNKVRVLSSHTLEAWFEMISGAKKMMEKYSVHTCGYCPEVQVGPKGHKLRMCKASKHQSRNGLHAWQEATIDDLVGPNYVWHVDDLNGSPLNNNLKRYYGKAPAVVELCVHGGAHIPNLYKSMMRLDVVSPDRDEVDLVA